The Amyelois transitella isolate CPQ chromosome 7, ilAmyTran1.1, whole genome shotgun sequence genomic sequence agataaaatatagaagataataaaataaagaaaaagttttttaagcATTATTGTAACGAGGCACTAACATCTTACGTACATTTacttaaatctatatataacCATAACCTATAGATAACCAGGAATCTTCAAAGCGGAACATCTTTAAAAgtgaattacttttaaaatttgaatctcaattttatcattaagccaaatagctgagcgtggcctatcaatcttttcaagaccgttggctctgtctaccccacaagggatatagacgtgaccatatatatgtatgtattatatgtatgtagctcTTTCGTCTGAGAACGCGTCGATAGCAGTCGTGttacaagtttattttaaattgattaaaaagtGTGTAACCCATTATCGTCATTAACAATATTGATAGTCTTGTGCGATTTCTGTGATTCTAAAAGTGCACTTACGTTGTTTGACATCGAGACGAGATAAAGACACGGCCACGGCGCTCCACAGCGAGCGCAGAGCTCCCCCGCGTGCAAAAGACAATTGCCATTTTTGATCTCGCTCTAACGCCCACGGCAACGCGCAGCGCTTAGCAACAAGCAAGTATACAGGTATCTAACTTCTTACCTACAAAGATCGTCGTGGTGGCCGGTGCGGTGACGCGTCCGCGTGGGTAACTACTACGCCTACCGTCAAGTTTTGTTACGAGCTACGATACGAGATAGTGACACCTGCCTACCCACTAcgagttttgttttgttataatcAGCTGCCGTTTGTTTAAAATTCTACATACTACTTATTAGTAATATACTTAACTATTAAAAATGGCTACTTCCATGGATAAATCTCTCTCCGACTCCGAATTAAATCCTATGAATAGCGAAACGACTCCACCGAGCTTTATTAATTGTAGAAGGAAAAAGAGAAAATTGGAAGGTAATGATGAGCTCAAGGAAATGAAAGATATGATAGTCCGACTCACAGAAATTcaagaaaaagaatttaaaaaaaatgcttttacATTGAAGGAAATACAGCAGTCTAACCGTAATATAGAAAATACAGTTTCGTTCTTATCTGCTCAAAATGAGGaattaaaactgaaaatagaaaaattacagGCTGAAAAAATTGAAGATAGAAAATTGATCACTACTTTGGAGAATAAAATTGAAGATATACAAAGAGAGAATCGTAAAGCAAACctggaattaaaaaatgtcCCAAAAAAACACAACGAAACGAAGGAAGATCTTGTTGAAATGGTCGTGAACTTGTCAAAGAATATTGGAGGGGAAATCagtaaaagtaatataaaagaCATATATAGGGTTCGCGGCAAgaaagatgaaataaaaaatactccgATAATTATTGAGACTTCATCTACAATAGTAAAGAATGACATTCTGAAGCTTTGTAAATCATTCAATATAAAgcataaaactaaattatgcGCTAAACATCTAGGGCATCGGGTGTCAGAAGATACACCCATCTACATTTCGGAACATCTGACTGCAAAAGCCTCGCGTCTGTACTTCCTTGCGCGTGACCTTGTTAAGGCTAAGACCTTCAAGTTCTGCTGGACGGCGTACGGCAGAGTTTACTTGAGGAAGGATGAGCAATCTCCAATAATCTTAGTTTTTAGTGAatctcaaattcaaaatctaaTTCGGAAAACCTGACtagattttttcatattttttaatataatgcaaaaattatgttgccatttgttaatttatttaaccgttttttatgtatttacatttatttttgtgtatttagacaaacatattttatattattattgttatacacacatatttacttttacattctcatatataatattttataattatggagttaaatataattttaaatgtacatCAAGTACTTCTGCAAAAGGGTATTTTATGAAGATAATctcactgtttgaatttattttgttgttctATGGTTTTTATGTGACTGGATATCAATTGAACTCTGACGTTTCTTACTCTAAATATGGATAGTTCTTTGAATACAATGAATGAATTAGACATTAGTAATATTGCGTTTTCCACTCAATGTGAAATACAAGACCTAGTAAAATTTATGCCTAAACaactaaaaaacaatttaacagTAATAACACATAATATTAGGtcaatttattgtaatttagatgattttctaataaatttgtCCGAGAGTAAGTttgaaattgatattattattctaaCTGAGTGTCAACTTGATCTCAATAGACCTATTCCTACAATGCATAACCATACATCATATACAACTAcgtatcatttaaataaaaatgacggAGTGGtggtttacattaaaaatggtCTTAAGGCTGATGTTAATGAAGTTAGGCTCAATCAAGCGTCTTGCCTTCAGATAAATGTAAATTCTAATATCATAATGGCCATATATCGCTCTCCATCAAACTCCAACgcaaaaaactttataaactctattgataattatttagAAACTATAAAATCAAATGACACTATCGTTATTACAggagatttaaatattaacctTATACCTAGAAACAATGAACCTATAAATGAAATCAACAATAGAAATTTTTGTTTGGATATGCTAGCTTCGTACGGAATACTACCTGGGCACTTATTTCCTACGAGATATGATGCTTGTTTGGATCATTACATGATAAAAATTTCTCAAGTTAACCACACAGCGCAAATTGCAGTTTTAAACACCACAGTCACTGATCATAGAGCTATTTTCCTAAGTTTATCTTctgttgaaaatataattaatagtcctaaatatattgatagaattaattATGACAAGGCTTTAATCAACctaattaacaaaaatctcCAAAGTTTGTTACATTATGATGATCCAAATCTCCTCATAGAAAAACTTATTAGCTATTTAAGTGATTCTCTCAATGAGTCTACCACTTTATCATATCTCCCAagattaaaaagaaacatcaAACCGTGGATTACACCTGGTATTTTGCgctgtattaaaaatagaaacaaaatgcaaaacaaacTTCGTCGTAATCCTGACAAcgaaattttaagaataaccTATAAGCGATATCGTAATTTTTgcaacaatttaattaaaaaactaaaacgtAAATACGAAAGTAAACAATTGGCACAATCTCtgaaaaattctaaattgctgtggaataatattaaatgtattacTAACTTAAATTCAACAAAATCGCAAAATACTGAACTACTTAAGACTGGAAAAACTCCGGAGGAATCTGTGAATTCTGTCAACCGTTTTTTTGCTACGATTGGAAGGAATCTTGCCGAATCTTTTCCTGAAAACCCTTCATTACAAAGGTTTCCGAACACCCAAAAATCATCATTTATACTAATGGATACTGACGAACAAGAAGTTGGGAATGTATTAATGGATTTAAAAGTCAACAGTTCTTCTGGTTGGGATAACATCACAACCACTTTCCTAAAGCTTGCACAAGATCTCGTTGTACCTATAATTACCCACTTGGCGAACCTTTGTTTTCAGAGGGGAATTTTTCCCAGTCTTTTGAAACTCTCTGTGGTAATACCAATTCACAAGGGTGGTAATAGAGATGATGTCAATAACTATAGGCCAATTTCCATTTTAcctataatttcaaaaattatagaaaagcTTTTGAATGCCCGGTTACTTAGCTTCttcaacaaatataatattctatCTAAGTCACAATTTGGTTTCCGGCAAGGAAAATCCACAGAAGATGCAATACTGGCTTTAACATCTCTCATTGTAGATGAATTAGATAAGGGTAACAAATGTTTGACCGTATTTTTGGATATAAAAAAGGCCTTTGACACCGTCTCTATTCCCACTTTACTCcaaaaactagaaaaaaatGGTATTAGAGGCACTgcactaaaattatttaaaagctaCTTGTCGGATCGGAGACAGAGAGTAAAGATAGGTAGTCATATAAGTCAAGATTTAGATATTAACTACGGCGTTCCCCAGGGAAGTGTTCTGGGTCCGaccttatttcttttatatattaatgaacTCACAAACCTGAAACTTGAAGGTGGCCAGATATTTTCCTACGCGGACGACACTGCATTAGTTTTCACCGGTAACTCTTGGGATTCTGTATTTAAACTAGCTGAAACCGGTCTATCTAAAGTATctaatttgttatattctcATTTGCTGTCCCTTaatatatcaaaaacaaattatatttgttttgcaaaaaccaaaaaatctGGCCCTAAAAATGACATTGAACTTAAATTACACAACTGTGATTCTAATAATTTGCCGTGTAGCTgtcctaaaataaataaagtcagTGAAACAaagtatttaggtattttaattgATCAACGTCTTTCCTGGCATTctcaaattgaaaatgtaaaaacgaGAGTCAGAAAATTGATCTggatttttaagatattaagACATGTTGCtaacaaaaaactaataaatcaaatttacaCTGCTTTGGTGGAATCAATTATTGGATATTGCATATCAATATGGGGTGgagcaaataaaacaaaatttattgaaatagaaAGAAGTCAGCGCTGTATGCTTAAGGTTATGCATTGTAAGCCCTTCAGATTTCCTACGGAAGAATTATATTCGCATTGCGAACTTTTAACGGTTAGACAACTTTATGTCTTACGAGTTATCCAAAGAATGCATAAAAGTATACCCTACAAACCATGCAGATCAAATAGAAGAAGACAAGATAAAGTAGCTCAACgtatttacacaaaaaccAATTTTGCTGCAAGGCAATTTACAGCACAATCAccaaaactttataataaaattaacgatTTAATGAATATATATCCTATGAGGTTACGAGAAGTAAAACAATTGATTGGCAGCTGGCTGAAAACTCTTAATTATGAACAAACAGAAGTActgattaattaaatttttcttataacttgaaatatattttacatcccatttgtttttattctttttcaaagttacacagtacacacacatactaaaattaataatatttatataattgtattgtatgtatatactgtatgtaagtatatgtaatatgtatgtatgtgtatatagtTGTATATGTTCACACATACTTAGTTGGATGGatggaaatttaaatttttattttgtattattatcaaCAAGTGTTAGTAATGTATGTTAAGAAAGAGTAGGGTTCTCTGACACAAGCATTATTTGCTTACTAGAGAGTCCTAACAATGTATCATTGTACACTTtgttgtaaaagaaataaacgaatttttatttattttatttattttatttatgtatgtatgatgactATGTCATTATCTACACATTTTTTAGCATAAAAGACGTGAAAATTTCATTACACTGTCCATCAATCAAGTTCAGATAACTTCTAGCCGTTGGACTTGACAAAGGCAACTGAAgaatatcctactactattataaaggcgaaagtttgtatggatgtatggatgtttgttactctttcacgcaaaaactactgaaccgattaccatgaaatttggtatgtaggtagctgaagacccagaataacacataggctactttttatcccagagttcccgcgggattgatagggtttccatgcggacgaagtcgcgggcggcctctagttattaatatttcaatagaaacGTTGGATTTCTCGAtagtattattaatagtaaaacCTTAATAATTTTCCGCCCTTGTAAAtaaccggcaccaataaaaaaaaagtaataggacctctccatctcgttcccatggatgtcgtataaggcgactaagggataagcttacaaacttgggattcttctcttaggcgatgggctagcaacctgacactatttaaatctcaattctataatcaaGCCAAaacgctgaacgtggcatatcagtttttttcagactgttagctctgtctaccccgcaagagatatcaACATGActgcaataaataattgtgtTATAATCATATTCGAAAGTatagggaaccacacgacacattaTGAGAAAGAACGTGTAGGTATTAggttgttaatttatttaatcctTATTGGAGGAATCAAGGACGCAACCCTGAAATAAAGGACAATGAGGATTTATTTCCCCTTCGAGTTAAGTCTTGTACGTGAATTTTGAGCGCGGAGaagttgttataaattttacaatgtattatgttaaaaaagaataggaccactccatctctctcccatggacgtcgtaaaaggcgactaaaggataggcttacaaacctgggattcctttttaggcgatgggttaccaacctgtcactatttaaatctcaattctatcattaagacaaatagctgaacgtggccattctgtcttttcaagactgttggctctgtctaccctgcaagggatatagacgtgaccatatgtatgtatgttacttagATCCCGAATTGTGTCACATTTCAATGAAATAAGAAGCTTTCCATTTGGCTTTGGCAACGTCTTTTTTCCTTAAGGAGTAAACAGAGTAAAGAATCTTAGAGACGATGTTAAGCTAAATGATTCAagaatggaattgagattcagatagtgacaggttgctagcccatcgcctgaaatgctttgatgaaattttattttaatacgttCACGTTTCATTTCAGTCTGATATAactgaataataaaacaaaagatttccGATTGAAAATAACCACACGATCGTTTGTGTTTACCATTAACGATgacacagacatacatacataaagataCACAATCAGACATATTATGAAACTTGACTATTATTCGTCTGGTTTAAAAATAGTTCTTCATTCAGACCTGCTACTAAATATTCCGCCTATCTTTAATCTTAACATTACGGTTACCACATTCGATGCTAATAATAAACAAGTCATGACCATTACATGCCAATAATTATTTAGTGTTATTGCGGCGGAAAATCTGGCAACACTAAAATGAGCAAccacttaataatattagtctaTTATAgggttgtgccgtgtggttcccggcaccaatacaaaaagaatagaaccactccatttctttcccatggatgtcgtaaaaggcgactaagggatgggctcacaaacttgggattctttcttagtcgataggctagcaacctgtcactattctaatctcaattctatcattaagctaaatagctgaacgtgaccattcagtcttttccagattgttggctctatctaccccgcaagggatatagacgtgaccatatgtatgtatgtatagggttccgtttgaaaatgtaaataatctctgtatgttcatacatacatattatcatgtttatatcccttgtggggtagacatggctctgtctaccccacaagggatataaacatgataatatgtatgtatgtacatacagagattatttgttgtattacagtcttgaaatactgataaaattgagatttaaatagtgtcaggttgctagcctgtcgcctaagagaagaatcccaagtttataagcctgtcccttagtcgccttttacgacatccatgggaaagagatagagtggtcctattctttttcctattggtgccgggaaccacgcggcactttGTGTGTAATCTGctgcaaatacatatatttggtATAGGTTTATACTATTAGATTAGATTACTATTcagaaaggccacattcagctatcataatgatgaaataaagattCAGACACccattacaatataaatattttaataataccatTTCtctaatgcatttttttaatcttctttCAGAGCAGCGCGTCAAAATGCGCGCAAAACTTGATTCATCACAATGTCATGACAAATTCTGGTaagcattaaatataaatatatacaagacaaattatacagattgagttagcctcgacttacttcgagacttgtgatacgagatactaactcaacgatactatattttataataaatacttatatagataaacatccaagacccgggaCAATCAGAGAATGgccgtttctcatcatgccctggccggtattcgaacccgggacttcaGGTATCGAttagttatcaaactaatgtacatacatcacttcaaaaatagttattggtaacctgtgccttttttgCGCCACACTCTCttttcggctctgtctaccccgcaagggatatagacgtgattatgtgtatctGTATGTATCCTCTTCTGTCAGGTGTTACCcgtaaaacacatttttaaagttatgttatgactattaaaaagttttcgGTGTAGCGTTAAATCTGGGAAACGcctgttgttttattttccgtGGCACGATGAAACTGTTTTTATGGTGCTGATAcgattgtatttaaaaaaaaaaattaactatatTCATCAACAAtgcgtttttatttattttgtaaacaaatcgagatacatttatttgattgttgTTTATATTGTAAGCAAACGATTACAtttgccgtgtgtttcccaaAACTTTGGAAGAAATACTAGAtattagataaataataaatagatacttcgaaacttgtgttacgagatactaactcaacgatactatattttataataaatacttagatagataaacatccaagacccagaccaaacagagaaagttctttctcatcatgccttgaccgggattcgaacccgggacctccaatgtcacagacaagcgtattaccgctgcgctgAATATTCGGACAGTAACACAACTCGTAAAAtaggaaaaattaaaaagttagtaAAAGTTTCTAAAGAGAAATTACGATTACTTTGAAAACTACCGAAAAACGTTATTCAATAAATCATCCTATAATTTCCCCGAACTGTTTTCCGTAtcgttaataattttattaagccaCCCAATTATGTAATATACGGATTAAGGAAAAGTCCGTGAAACAATAGCTATTTACAAAGgagcacttttatttttatctacacCGAGTTGCCCCAAATAAAAGGCCCGAGTGTGTGGGTTTTCACGTAGATAAACAGTTGTGGATATGTTTAATCTCTTAGATAGACAGGATTTTGTGGTGCGCCTACAGGTTTACATGTGTTGggattgattttgttttatttattttattatattcgtaAGTTGGTAGGTGCGAGTTTATAGTGCTATGTGGTTTTCAGCACTctataatagaaccactatgtatctttcccatggaagtcgtaagatacgactaagggataggtttataaacttggggtgtCTCTTagagggctagcaacctgtcactatttgaatctcaattccattattaagccgtACAGATGAACGTAGCTTTTctgtcatttcaagactgttctttgtctaccccgcaagggacatagacgtgaccatatgtacgtatggtGTAGTAATTGTACTATACGTGtaccgtgtgattcccggcactattggatgttgtaaaagacgacttagGGATTTGAGACATAGCCGAGTACACTCGATGAGTGTAGCTTTTACCTTTTTCAATATAGGTTAGGTTCTGCAAAGGTTGATGTTCTCATTCTggggtcgcttcgtgtaaaaatctcaTCCCGGACTCCTTTCCAGAGACATGAGGCTGTAATCAGGTCTAACACTGGCTTTAGTAACGCAAAAACGAAAAAGATTTGTACACCACAGATATAGAATTATTGTACACGTAGACATGACTTTCGAGGGCGATTCAGctatatgatagaattgagatagaagaagaataatattcaatattattttcaaattataattataaatatatatttcgaaataaattatttacttacctaAATTTGCATATTTgtcagtatttataaattatttaaaattaattcaaactaaaaataaaactacctacttataaaaaagaaagaaaaaaaacatacaaatttatatatatatatcatttttgtgctcgaaattaacataaattatgACTATACATAAtcatattgattttaaaacatCTCATTTATAATCACGGACTAAGACTATATACTaagctacaaaaaaaaacttgtactCGATTGGGTTCAATGTCCTTAagtcaaatttataattataagtgtcatgtcattattaatataaatagttgCTTATGTGACCCATTACTCGTAAAGTGTCGACTAAATCTATACCTCATGTTTAAAATctgatgattttattttttacataaatgcGTACAGCGTGTATAATAATCATCAACACATAGTTTACATAGTAAAGGAAACATGCACATTCTGGCAactgaataaatgaatgaaaaccATGAACCAATATAGGATAGGTTCCCTGCGATCCTAAGATCGTGAAGCCTATACGGGAGTCACTATGAAAGACATAAAACATAACCCTCCacactcacgcctctttcccggaggggtaggcagagactacatctttccacttgccacgatctctgcatacttccttcgcttcatccacattcataactctcttcatgcaagctcggcggtttcaggtacaCTTACTATGtgcttttttaaacaatagatCTCGttgcgtttgacctcaatcttcCTGGtcgtaagcaagatgaggcctaaAGTGGTGTacgcaagctcaaatagtgcctattcactattgccttaaaaaaacttaaaaaaacgcATTGCCAATTTTGGGGTAATGGTCAAATggcgcaccctgggctcctctgtATAGAGGTGAAAATGTCGCCGAGATTAAAAACCGGaggaagaaaaacaaaatgtaaacgCCTTGCgtacgtgtggttcccggcaccaatacaaaaaagaataggacctcggacatatggatgtcgtaaaaggcgacttagggataggcttataaacttgggattcttcttttaggcgatgggctagcaacctgtcactatttgaatctcaattctatcattaagccaaacggctgaaagtggcttataagtatttatagactgttggctctgtctaccccgcaagggatataaacgtgattatatgtatgtatgtgtgtacattcaaagattatttacattttcaaacGGAACCCTATAATagactaatatttttaagtggtTGCTCATTTTAATCGTACGTTAtcggacgtcgtaaaaggcgactaaacgataggcttacaaacctgggattcctttttaggcgatgggttagcaacctgtcactatttgaatctcaattctatcattaagccaaatagctgaacgtggccatttagtcttcaagactgttggctctgtctaccccgcatgggatatagacgtgaccatatgaatgtatgtatacgtacGTGTGTAACCCGCTTACGCACACGACGTAATTCGATTCGATTCGATGAAGATCGCTGTACAACACTAGCAGCGTCGCCCCTCCCGCGCGTCCTGTGGCGTCTTCTTTCCTCTCCTAGAGAGGTCTCTCGGACCGTATTAACTTCTCAGGCGGACGGccattattaatttcataaaatgcagtgcaaaattattgtattagaacttaaataaatgtgtttaaACTTTTAccaaattattcatttatacgAAGACCACACCAACCAGCCGCCTCTAGACCGACAAGTGTcaattctgtttattttttatttcatacaaaatgttCACTTGGTTAAacattaactattttttttttcatttaatctgATACACACTGGACAATGTTCCCGAAACGGCACGAATTCGCCGGGTCATTGGATAGGATAACGAGATTCgactattttctatttttcccCTCTGAGTATAATACTATTTCAATGATTTTATATCGTCTGGTTTTGTTTGCAATGTAaaagatatattatattagtaaacACTACTTTGTCGGTTCCAGTTGAGAGCGTCGACGGTTGGTGGCTAAAATGCGCAAGTAATTCGTGTTtaacaggttcaaatcctagcTCAGCCATGTTATATTGATTATTACATGTCCGAGGCTATATCTTTTCTGAgctatgtatattagtttgattgctaaccgatgctcttacggtgagaggAAACATCGTGAAAAAcctgcacatacatacatacatacatacatataatcacgtctatatcccttgcggggtagacaaagccaacagtcctgagcggactgataggccacgttcagctatttggctttaagatagaattgagattcgaatagtgacaagttgctagcctatcgcctaaaaaaagaatctcaagtttgtaagcctatcccttagtcgccttttacgacatccatgggaaagagatggagtggtcctattcttttttgtattggtgccgggaaccacacggcacctgcACATTGAAACAAATGGATATATAACCACCACCAATATGattaaggttcccctgcaaaggttgcggaggtcaaacgcttcgtgtaaaatcttgactattttcaaaaccCATTCTTAagtcagtaaataaataattgaggtATAAATCcctaactaatataataaattcgaAATCtgtatgtctttttttttctttgtgtcTGTCACTTTCACAGCCAAACCGCTGGACCGAttcgaatgaaatttggtttgCATATAGTTAAAAACCCACATTTTAACATTGGTAACATTTTTTTCCAATATCAGCCcttaaaattctaaaatgGAGAGGAAAAAACAATGAACGCAGACGGTACCTACCGCGGGCAACAAAGCTAGTAGGCTATAAATTACACGCGAACGAAGCCGCGTACGGACGCTAGTTATCAAATAAACTAACACTACTCCTTATAAGCATAGTGTAAACTTCACATACTCATTATAATGTCACGAACATCAATCAATAGGTACGATTATGGTACTAACTTATAAGAACAAGTACCAAAGTCGGTTAAATTAGATAATTGATGcaaatgtatgtgtatgtaggtactcgGACGCGAAAATAGATACGACAAGGtcaataaacttgaaattgaaAGACCTGAATggtaattgtgccgtgtggtactcggcactaataaaaaaataggcttataaacttgggattcttcttataggcgatgggctagcaaactgtcactatttgaatctcaattctatcattaagtcaaacagctgatcgtggcctgtcagtcttttcagactgttggctctgtctaccccgcaaggctatacgtgacgtgactatacctatgtattaagGACGtgctggcaaagggtcaggtcaagagtacccgaaaccgtggATGAAGCGTAGGAAGTATacggagatcgtggcaagtggaacgaTGTAGTtcatgtagtctctgcctacccctccgggaaaaaggcgtgattttatgtgtgtatgtagtctactcaCCTATATAATCAATCACGTCTCTAACAGACAGCAGAAAGAACAGAACCAATAATCAAAAACTCAAAACCCCATTAAGGTGTGAGatctaaatagaaaataaacaatcttACTATTACTTTTCCATAAGTAATTTTCGTTACTTTCAAAAAGGCTTTTAAAATGAACTATCGGATCAGATTTTTTTGCAAAGAGGAAGTCTCTCGATGAATATATGCACATATTTGAAAGTCTAAAAAGGAGAACGATAACTAACCATTCCTGTGACATCGTCCGTGGGAGTTtcatttaaagatattttgagaacacatacatacatataatcacgtctatacctttgcggggtagacagggccgacagttttgaaaagactgatagtccacgttcagctgtttgaggacactttttgtaatttttttacatatctatgataaattatgtaaaatattttcaaaattcactttTGTACGTAAATGGACGGGATTGTTCGTATCACGCAGGCAGAACTGCGGGC encodes the following:
- the LOC106140404 gene encoding myosin-15-like — its product is MATSMDKSLSDSELNPMNSETTPPSFINCRRKKRKLEGNDELKEMKDMIVRLTEIQEKEFKKNAFTLKEIQQSNRNIENTVSFLSAQNEELKLKIEKLQAEKIEDRKLITTLENKIEDIQRENRKANLELKNVPKKHNETKEDLVEMVVNLSKNIGGEISKSNIKDIYRVRGKKDEIKNTPIIIETSSTIVKNDILKLCKSFNIKHKTKLCAKHLGHRVSEDTPIYISEHLTAKASRLYFLARDLVKAKTFKFCWTAYGRVYLRKDEQSPIILVFSESQIQNLIRKT